TACAATGCCATTATATTCAAACACGGTGTACTATCCCAAAAATCATTGATGATGATGAACGTGACGAGGAACAGCCTTATTATAGCGATGGTAAAATCCTATTTTGTAACGTTTCAAAATAAGTGAGAATCTTTGTTATAAATTTTGGGATATAATCAGCATATTGAAACCGAGATAAGGAAATGTCATGAAAAATTTGATTTTGAAGATGACTGCTAGCAAGTGGAATTACTATCTCAGTCTCATAGCAGATGGTATGACTGGCTTAGTATTTTTGATCTTCAGTTTTCGTACGTCAGATGATATTTGGGCAAGTTGCGCTCTTTTTATTGTCGGAGTAGTGAGCTTTTCGTTTGTGGAATACGCGGTGCATGCATGGCTTTTTCACAAAAATCATTTTTTGAAGATTTTCATAGAAGGACATGCACATCACCATCAAAATCCTTTTGGTTATGATGCCTTGCCGTTTTTTGCTTCAGCGTTGATGGGATTCCTCGCGGTTGAATTGCTCTCTCCTATTATGCCACAGCGTGATGCATTTGCTCTAATCGGCGGTCTGGCGATGGGATATTTTAATTATGGTTTGACGCATCACCTCATGCACCGAAGAGAGTTTACGCTCCCATATTATCGCTATCTTCAACAGTTTCATTTTGTACATCACAAAAAACCGAGAAAAAATCATGGGATGACCACAGATATC
This genomic window from Sulfurospirillum sp. 1612 contains:
- a CDS encoding sterol desaturase family protein; protein product: MKNLILKMTASKWNYYLSLIADGMTGLVFLIFSFRTSDDIWASCALFIVGVVSFSFVEYAVHAWLFHKNHFLKIFIEGHAHHHQNPFGYDALPFFASALMGFLAVELLSPIMPQRDAFALIGGLAMGYFNYGLTHHLMHRREFTLPYYRYLQQFHFVHHKKPRKNHGMTTDIFDRIFDTYYQWDEADLKGIEQLKKIRTKH